The Narcine bancroftii isolate sNarBan1 chromosome 6, sNarBan1.hap1, whole genome shotgun sequence genome window below encodes:
- the rims4 gene encoding regulating synaptic membrane exocytosis protein 4 isoform X6, producing MDGSFFAPLMNSSRESLPDGDSRKLRGAIQRSTETGLAVEMPRRTMRQASHESIEESMNSYGSEGNLNYSGVCLASDGQFREFLDGIGPAQFVGRQTLATPSMGDVEMGILDRDGQLEVEVIQARGLTPKAGTKTLPAAYIKLYLLENGVCIAKKKTKSVHKSLDPLYNQILVFNESPQGRVLQVIVWGNYGRMDRKCFMGVAQVLLEELDLSSTAVGWYKLFPTCSMVEAPLAPLLRNASQLSLESSVGPCCDRS from the exons ACGGAGACAGTCGAAAGCTACGGGGTGCAATTCAGCGCAGTACGGAGACAGGACTTGCTGTGGAGATGCCAAGGAGAACCATGCGTCAAGCTAGCCATGAGTCCATCGAGGAAAGCATGAACAGCTATGGATCAGAGGGAAA CCTGAACTACAGTGGTGTGTGCCTGGCCTCGGACGGACAGTTTCGGGAGTTCCTGGATGGAATTGGCCCGGCCCAATTTGTGGGACGCCAAACCTTGGCCACCCCATCGATGG GTGATGTGGAGATGGGAATCTTGGACCGGGATGGCCAGCTGGAAGTGGAGGTGATTCAGGCCCGTGGGCTCACCCCGAAAGCAGGGACCAAAACCCTGCCAG CTGCTTACATCAAGCTCTACCTTCTGGAGAATGGCGTCTGCATCGCCAAGAAGAAGACCAAGAGTGTCCACAAGTCTCTGGATCCCCTGTACAATCAGATCCTCGTCTTCAATGAGAGCCCTCAGGGTAGAGTGTTGCAG GTGATTGTGTGGGGTAATTACGGCAGGATGGATCGCAAGTGCTTCATGGGGGTGGCCCAAGTCTTGCTGGAAGAGTTGGATCTCTCAAGCACGGCAGTCGGCTGGTACAAGCTCTTTCCAACCTGCTCCATGGTGGAGGCACCCTTGGCTCCACTCCTGCGCAACGCCTCACAGCTCTCGCTGGAGAGTTCCGTCGGACCCTGCTGCGACCGGTCCTAA
- the rims4 gene encoding regulating synaptic membrane exocytosis protein 4 isoform X7, with product MPRRTMRQASHESIEESMNSYGSEGNLNYSGVCLASDGQFREFLDGIGPAQFVGRQTLATPSMGDVEMGILDRDGQLEVEVIQARGLTPKAGTKTLPAAYIKLYLLENGVCIAKKKTKSVHKSLDPLYNQILVFNESPQGRVLQVIVWGNYGRMDRKCFMGVAQVLLEELDLSSTAVGWYKLFPTCSMVEAPLAPLLRNASQLSLESSVGPCCDRS from the exons ATGCCAAGGAGAACCATGCGTCAAGCTAGCCATGAGTCCATCGAGGAAAGCATGAACAGCTATGGATCAGAGGGAAA CCTGAACTACAGTGGTGTGTGCCTGGCCTCGGACGGACAGTTTCGGGAGTTCCTGGATGGAATTGGCCCGGCCCAATTTGTGGGACGCCAAACCTTGGCCACCCCATCGATGG GTGATGTGGAGATGGGAATCTTGGACCGGGATGGCCAGCTGGAAGTGGAGGTGATTCAGGCCCGTGGGCTCACCCCGAAAGCAGGGACCAAAACCCTGCCAG CTGCTTACATCAAGCTCTACCTTCTGGAGAATGGCGTCTGCATCGCCAAGAAGAAGACCAAGAGTGTCCACAAGTCTCTGGATCCCCTGTACAATCAGATCCTCGTCTTCAATGAGAGCCCTCAGGGTAGAGTGTTGCAG GTGATTGTGTGGGGTAATTACGGCAGGATGGATCGCAAGTGCTTCATGGGGGTGGCCCAAGTCTTGCTGGAAGAGTTGGATCTCTCAAGCACGGCAGTCGGCTGGTACAAGCTCTTTCCAACCTGCTCCATGGTGGAGGCACCCTTGGCTCCACTCCTGCGCAACGCCTCACAGCTCTCGCTGGAGAGTTCCGTCGGACCCTGCTGCGACCGGTCCTAA
- the LOC138737287 gene encoding uncharacterized protein — protein sequence MSSTTSSFQPRQSVHPPTNHLHHYIPLPTTCITTSPYQPPASLHPPTNHLHHYIPLPTTCITSSPYQPPASLHPPTNHLHHYIPLPATSITTSPYQPPASLHPPTNHLHHYIPLQTTCITTSPYQPPASLHPPTNHLHHYIPLPTTCITTSPYQPPASLHPPTNHLHHYIPLPATSITTSPYKPPASLHPPTNHLHHYIPLPTTCITTSPYQPPPSLHPPTSHLHHYIPLQTTCITTSPYKPPASLHPPTNHLHHYIPLQTTCITTSPYQPPASLHPPTSHLHHYIPLPTTCITTSPYQPPPSLHPPTNHLHHYIPLQTTCITTSPYKPPASLHPPTNHLHHYIPLPTTCITTSPYQPPASLHPPTNHLHHYIPLQTTCITTSPYKPPASLHPPTNHLHHYIPLPATCITTSPYQPPPSLHLPFQPFTSLQALR from the coding sequence ATGTCCAGCACTACATCCTCCTTCCAACCACGTCAATCAGTACATCCCCCTACCAACCACCTGCATCACTACATCCCCCTACCAACCACCTGCATCACTACATCCCCCTACCAACCACCTGCATCACTACATCCCCCTACCAACCACCTGCATCACTACATCCCCCTACCAACCACCTGCATCACTTCATCCCCCTACCAACCACCTGCATCACTACATCCCCCTACAAACCACCTGCATCACTACATCCCCCTACCAGCCACCTCCATCACTACATCCCCCTACCAGCCACCTGCATCACTACATCCCCCTACAAACCACCTGCATCACTACATCCCCCTACAAACCACCTGCATCACTACATCCCCCTACCAACCACCTGCATCACTACATCCCCCTACAAACCACCTGCATCACTACATCCCCCTACCAACCACCTGCATCACTACATCCCCCTACCAGCCACCTGCATCACTACATCCCCCTACCAACCACCTGCATCACTACATCCCCCTACCAGCCACCTCCATCACTACATCCCCCTACAAACCACCTGCATCACTACATCCCCCTACCAACCACCTGCATCACTACATCCCCCTACCAACCACCTGCATCACTACATCCCCCTACCAGCCACCTCCATCACTACATCCCCCTACCAGCCACCTGCATCACTACATCCCCCTACAAACCACCTGCATCACTACATCCCCCTACAAACCACCTGCATCACTACATCCCCCTACCAACCACCTGCATCACTACATCCCCCTACAAACCACCTGCATCACTACATCCCCCTACCAACCACCTGCATCACTACATCCCCCTACCAGCCACCTGCATCACTACATCCCCCTACCAACCACCTGCATCACTACATCCCCCTACCAGCCACCTCCATCACTACATCCCCCTACAAACCACCTGCATCACTACATCCCCCTACAAACCACCTGCATCACTACATCCCCCTACAAACCACCTGCATCACTACATCCCCCTACAAACCACCTGCATCACTACATCCCCCTACCAACCACCTGCATCACTACATCCCCCTACCAACCACCTGCATCACTACATCCCCCTACAAACCACCTGCATCACTACATCCCCCTACAAACCACCTGCATCACTACATCCCCCTACAAACCACCTGCATCACTACATCCCCCTACAAACCACCTGCATCACTACATCCCCCTACCAGCCACCTGCATCACTACATCCCCCTACCAGCCACCTCCATCACTACATCTCCCCTTTCAACCATTTACATCACTACAAGCACTAAGGTGA